A section of the Scylla paramamosain isolate STU-SP2022 chromosome 33, ASM3559412v1, whole genome shotgun sequence genome encodes:
- the LOC135089605 gene encoding uncharacterized protein LOC135089605 isoform X1, with protein MSGRGKQTGAPVREAASMSQANHEVAKEKEEVKPSDGSKRIKLDIPKEKREESPERSSPLFHKEKRTSWWLVSEGSLFGVGNPLLDIAVNTDSEYLKKYELEPNNAILAEKKHEPMYKEMAGMAGVEYLAGGATQNSMRVAQWILRKKHCATFMGSVGKDSFSKTLEEKAEEAGVKVRYQKQDDHPTGTCAVVITKNGACRSLVANLAAANHFSKSHLDVPENKALLEKAKFYYISGFFLTVSPETIQTIGKHACEHNKVFSMNLSAPFLCEHFKKPMMAAFPYIDILFSNETEAAKFSEVQGFGLTDIREIALKTASLPKENEKRSRIVVFTQGADNVILAKDGKVKEFPVVRLPEEKLIDTNGAGDAFVGGFLAQLVQGRDVADCIKCGIWAATEIIQRSGCTFPPDLRYED; from the exons ATGTCTGGCCGAGGTAAACAAACCGGAGCGCCAGTAAGGGAGGCAGCCAGCATGAGCCAAGCTAACCACGAGGTCgccaaggagaaggaggaggtgaagccCAGCGATGGCTCTAAGAGAATCAAGCTGGACATCCC CAAAGAAAAGCGCGAAGAATCCCCTGAACGCTCCTCTCCCCTGTTCCACAAGGAGAAGCGCACATCTTGGTGGTTGGTCAG TGAAGGAAGCTTGTTTGGGGTGGGTAACCCCCTGCTGGACATTGCCGTGAACACAGACAGCGAGTACCTCAAGAAGTATGAGCTGGAGCCCAACAATGCCATCCTGGCGGAGAAGAAGCACGAGCCCATGTACAAGGAGATGGCTGGCATGGCGGGGGTGGAGTACCTCGCTGGGGGAGCAACACAGAACTCCATGAGGGTGGCACAA TGGATCCTGAGAAAGAAGCACTGTGCCACCTTCATGGGCTCAGTAGGGAAGGACAGCTTCAGCAAGACCCTGGAGGAGAAGGCAGAGGAGGCAGGTGTGAAGGTCAGGTATCAAAAGCAGGATGACCACCCCACAG gAACTTGTGCCGTCGTTATCACAAAGAACGGAGCATGCAGGTCGCTTGTAGCTAACCTTGCGGCTGCCAATCACTTTTCCAAGTCCCATTTGGACGTCCCAGAGAACAAAGCCTTACTGGAAAAGGCCAAATTTTATTACATCTCA GGGTTCTTCCTCACTGTGTCCCCGGAGACCATCCAGACCATTGGGAAACACGCCTGTGAGCATAACAAGGTGTTCAGCATGAACTTATCGGCACCCTTCCTATGTGAGCACTTCAAGAAGCCCATGATGGCTGCATTCCCCTACATTGACATTCTCTTCAGCAATGAGACT GAAGCAGCCAAATTCTCTGAAGTGCAAGGCTTCGGCCTGACTGACATTCGGGAGATTGCCCTCAAGACTGCATCGCTGCCAAAGGAGAACGAGAAGCGAAGTCGTATTGTTGTGTTCACCCAGGGAGCTGACAATGTTATCCTGGccaagg atggaaaagtgaaggagttCCCAGTGGTCAGATTGCCTGAAGAAAAGCTCATTGATACTAATGGAGCTGGTGATGCCTTTGTGGGAg GGTTCCTGGCCCAGCTGGTGCAGGGCCGGGACGTGGCTGACTGCATCAAGTGTGGGATCTGGGCTGCCACAGAGATCATCCAGAGGTCTGGCTGCACCTTCCCTCCGGACCTTCGCTATGAGGACTAG
- the LOC135089605 gene encoding uncharacterized protein LOC135089605 isoform X2, which produces MSGRGKQTGAPVREAASMSQANHEVAKEKEEVKPSDGSKRIKLDIPEGSLFGVGNPLLDIAVNTDSEYLKKYELEPNNAILAEKKHEPMYKEMAGMAGVEYLAGGATQNSMRVAQWILRKKHCATFMGSVGKDSFSKTLEEKAEEAGVKVRYQKQDDHPTGTCAVVITKNGACRSLVANLAAANHFSKSHLDVPENKALLEKAKFYYISGFFLTVSPETIQTIGKHACEHNKVFSMNLSAPFLCEHFKKPMMAAFPYIDILFSNETEAAKFSEVQGFGLTDIREIALKTASLPKENEKRSRIVVFTQGADNVILAKDGKVKEFPVVRLPEEKLIDTNGAGDAFVGGFLAQLVQGRDVADCIKCGIWAATEIIQRSGCTFPPDLRYED; this is translated from the exons ATGTCTGGCCGAGGTAAACAAACCGGAGCGCCAGTAAGGGAGGCAGCCAGCATGAGCCAAGCTAACCACGAGGTCgccaaggagaaggaggaggtgaagccCAGCGATGGCTCTAAGAGAATCAAGCTGGACATCCC TGAAGGAAGCTTGTTTGGGGTGGGTAACCCCCTGCTGGACATTGCCGTGAACACAGACAGCGAGTACCTCAAGAAGTATGAGCTGGAGCCCAACAATGCCATCCTGGCGGAGAAGAAGCACGAGCCCATGTACAAGGAGATGGCTGGCATGGCGGGGGTGGAGTACCTCGCTGGGGGAGCAACACAGAACTCCATGAGGGTGGCACAA TGGATCCTGAGAAAGAAGCACTGTGCCACCTTCATGGGCTCAGTAGGGAAGGACAGCTTCAGCAAGACCCTGGAGGAGAAGGCAGAGGAGGCAGGTGTGAAGGTCAGGTATCAAAAGCAGGATGACCACCCCACAG gAACTTGTGCCGTCGTTATCACAAAGAACGGAGCATGCAGGTCGCTTGTAGCTAACCTTGCGGCTGCCAATCACTTTTCCAAGTCCCATTTGGACGTCCCAGAGAACAAAGCCTTACTGGAAAAGGCCAAATTTTATTACATCTCA GGGTTCTTCCTCACTGTGTCCCCGGAGACCATCCAGACCATTGGGAAACACGCCTGTGAGCATAACAAGGTGTTCAGCATGAACTTATCGGCACCCTTCCTATGTGAGCACTTCAAGAAGCCCATGATGGCTGCATTCCCCTACATTGACATTCTCTTCAGCAATGAGACT GAAGCAGCCAAATTCTCTGAAGTGCAAGGCTTCGGCCTGACTGACATTCGGGAGATTGCCCTCAAGACTGCATCGCTGCCAAAGGAGAACGAGAAGCGAAGTCGTATTGTTGTGTTCACCCAGGGAGCTGACAATGTTATCCTGGccaagg atggaaaagtgaaggagttCCCAGTGGTCAGATTGCCTGAAGAAAAGCTCATTGATACTAATGGAGCTGGTGATGCCTTTGTGGGAg GGTTCCTGGCCCAGCTGGTGCAGGGCCGGGACGTGGCTGACTGCATCAAGTGTGGGATCTGGGCTGCCACAGAGATCATCCAGAGGTCTGGCTGCACCTTCCCTCCGGACCTTCGCTATGAGGACTAG
- the LOC135089601 gene encoding sodium-dependent serotonin transporter-like isoform X3, which translates to MEGKERKQSTDSFSSMISMGRGAGSETSDGRRSRLLSLSSITTSVMRRPSSRVEVVDMPGGSMLVKVNEDSESTQGSVEGARTIAGMMGATDTNLVDKIIKQEMAHHSPAVGAPREEQKDSEEVENDAIKPREGEDDGDESERVLAFGATNILQHLHLALASPTLFRLPALAYKWSSNEGSGFLAAYTVLLLLIGLPLSVMEQTLAQFSSLGPTTIFRCLPILAGVGVGMVGACAVLIPYTSTVLSWSVRYTLDCLQPEVPWSKCPSGSNTSGCPDELAPSEYYFMRTVLGTTRVDDDQGWTVVLSLGLTQTLLWLALILAVWRGEAWRTGTLSRVWSLVTAGALVVQVVYGLQRPESGDGLGRAFIFNWRDLDKPDIWLDAFGQVLWSMGPCIGLLINRASYRHFRDRIRLDAYTAIVSNLLVGMASCLAVFPFLVSRHFVEKTPGFFLVEASKAVTHMEVPQIGGVLLYLGLCKALFDHTQILASTVSVGVSDLLPGRWRSGSRFFLCCATVCVFGFMASLPFITHEGIFLVRAVDTYSPWASGLFLGMVEVAGLVYLYGANNIGQHFRLMLRSDVRALVFVWRFLLLPFLLALGVWACVTGVSGPVEWEDLQRAEETEEAYRIGGVVVSLLPAALALVATVLLLLRHTKVIRRLLVPAEAWGPALAGHRALYTPGILRAKTKAPYLVVQVDVEGNADMPDKGWLPFGFFWVPSKSETHLLANNDAPTQVLLARYLKSRFSGMSCGDINPTIGDDDEEDDDDGIQEGEAEEQWTQTGTPSNSTNTVSSGVLLQPKNLPEDRTQHLHR; encoded by the exons AGGTGGTGGACATGCCCGGCGGATCCATGCTGGTGAAGGTGAACGAGGACAGCGAGTCCACCCAGGGTAGCGTGGAGGGCGCGCGCACCATCGCCGGCATGATGGGCGCCACGGACACCAACCTCGTGGACAAGATAATCAAGCAGGAgatg GCCCACCACAGTCCTGCAGTGGGGGCGCCTcgggaggagcagaaggactcggaagaggtggagaatgaCGCGATCAAGCctagggagggggaggatgacGGGGACGAGTCTGAGAGGGTGCTTGCCTTCGGCGCCACCAACATCTTGCAACACCTCCACCTGGCCCTCGCTTCGCCCACACTCTTCCGCCTCCCCGCCCTCGCCTACAAGTGGAGCTCCAATGAGGGAT CGGGATTCCTGGCGGCGTAcactgtgctgctgctgctgatcgGCCTGCCCCTCAGCGTGATGGAGCAGACCCTGGCGCAGTTCTCCTCGCTGGGGCCCACTACCATCTTCAGGTGCCTTCCAATCCTCGCGG GAGTGGGCGTGGGCATGGTGGGCGCGTGTGCCGTGCTGATCCCGTACACCAGCACCGTGCTCTCCTGGTCAGTGCGCTACACCCTGGACTGCCTACAACCTGAAGTGCCCTGGAGCAAGTGTCCCAGCGGCTCCAACACTTCAGGCTGCCCAGACGAGCTTGCCCCCAGCGAGTACTACTTCAT GAGAACAGTACTGGGGACAACACGAGTCGACGACGACCAGGGGTGGACGGTGGTGCTGAGCCTCGGATTAACTCAGACTCTGCTGTGGCTGGCGCTGATCCTGGCGGTGTGGCGCGGGGAGGCCTGGCGGACGGGGACACTGTCGAGGGTGTGGTCTCTCGTGACGGCGGGGGcgctggtggtgcaggtggtgtaTGGCCTGCAGCGCCCCGAGAGTGGAGACGGTCTAGGCAGGGCGTTCATCTTCAACTGGCGAGACTTGGACAAACCCGACATATGGCTGGATGCTTTtggccag GTGTTGTGGTCCATGGGTCCCTGTATAGGCCTCCTCATCAACAGGGCAAGCTACAGACACTTCCGAGACAGG ATTCGCCTGGACGCGTACACCGCCATCGTGAGCAACCTGCTGGTGGGCATGGCCTCCTGCCTCGCCgtcttccccttcctcgtcTCCCGTCACTTCGTGGAAAAGA CGCCGGGGTTCTTCCTGGTGGAGGCGTCGAAGGCGGTGACACACATGGAGGTGCCTCAGATCGGCGGGGTGCTGCTGTACCTGGGGCTGTGCAAGGCGCTCTTTGACCACACGCAGATCCTGGCCTCCACCGTTTCCGTGGGCGTGTCGGACCTCCTGCCTGGTCGCTGGAGGAGTGGCAGCAGGTTCTTCCTCTGCTGTgctaccgtgtgtgtgtttggcttcATGGCCAGCCTGCCCTTCATCACACAC GAAGGCATTTTCCTGGTGCGGGCCGTGGACACCTACTCCCCCTGGGCCAGCGGTTTGTTCCTTGGCATGGTGGAGGTGGCGGGACTCGTGTACCTGTACGGAGCCAACAACATCGGCCAGCACTTCAGGCTAATGCTCAGGAGTGACGTGCGGGCCCTGGTCTTCGTGTGGCGCTTCCTCCTACTGCCCTTCCTGCTC GCCCTGGGAGTGTGGGCGTGCGTGACGGGCGTGTCGGGGCCTGTGGAATGGGAGGACCTACAAAGGgcggaggagacggaggaggcgTACCGGATAGGCGGCGTGGTGGTGTCCCTGCTGCCTGCTGCCCTCGCGCTGGTCGCcactgtgctgctgctgctcagaCACACCAAG GTTATTCGGCGGCTGTTGGTGCCGGCAGAAGCGTGGGGTCCCGCTCTGGCAGGCCACCGTGCCCTGTACACGCCGGGCATCCTGAGGGCCAAGACCAAGGCGCCTTATCTGGTGGTGCAG GTGGACGTTGAGGGCAACGCGGACATGCCGGACAAGGGTTGGCTGCCCTTTGGTTTCTTCTGGGTTCCCTCCAAGTCCGAGACACACCTGCTGGCCAACAACGATGCCCCCACACAGGTGCTGCTGGCCAGGTACCTCAAG AGTCGCTTCAGTGGAATGTCGTGCGGCGATATCAATCCCACTATTggggacgacgacgaggaggacgacgacgatgggatccaggagggagaggcggaggagcAGTGGACTCAGACAGGAACGCCCTCCAACAGCACCAACACCGTCTCCTCCGGCGTCCTGCTGCAGCCCAAGAACCTTCCTGAAGACCGGACGCAGCACCTCCACCGCTGA
- the LOC135089605 gene encoding uncharacterized protein LOC135089605 isoform X3: MATSGIPAEAKAIKSQRKTRTALLYRGSRGMAHTCSEGSLFGVGNPLLDIAVNTDSEYLKKYELEPNNAILAEKKHEPMYKEMAGMAGVEYLAGGATQNSMRVAQWILRKKHCATFMGSVGKDSFSKTLEEKAEEAGVKVRYQKQDDHPTGTCAVVITKNGACRSLVANLAAANHFSKSHLDVPENKALLEKAKFYYISGFFLTVSPETIQTIGKHACEHNKVFSMNLSAPFLCEHFKKPMMAAFPYIDILFSNETEAAKFSEVQGFGLTDIREIALKTASLPKENEKRSRIVVFTQGADNVILAKDGKVKEFPVVRLPEEKLIDTNGAGDAFVGGFLAQLVQGRDVADCIKCGIWAATEIIQRSGCTFPPDLRYED, encoded by the exons ATGGCGACGTCAGGCATCCCAGCTGAAGCTAAGGCCATAAAATCccagaggaagacgagaacgGCCTTACTGTATCGGGGTAGCCGCGGAATGGCGCACACTTGTAG TGAAGGAAGCTTGTTTGGGGTGGGTAACCCCCTGCTGGACATTGCCGTGAACACAGACAGCGAGTACCTCAAGAAGTATGAGCTGGAGCCCAACAATGCCATCCTGGCGGAGAAGAAGCACGAGCCCATGTACAAGGAGATGGCTGGCATGGCGGGGGTGGAGTACCTCGCTGGGGGAGCAACACAGAACTCCATGAGGGTGGCACAA TGGATCCTGAGAAAGAAGCACTGTGCCACCTTCATGGGCTCAGTAGGGAAGGACAGCTTCAGCAAGACCCTGGAGGAGAAGGCAGAGGAGGCAGGTGTGAAGGTCAGGTATCAAAAGCAGGATGACCACCCCACAG gAACTTGTGCCGTCGTTATCACAAAGAACGGAGCATGCAGGTCGCTTGTAGCTAACCTTGCGGCTGCCAATCACTTTTCCAAGTCCCATTTGGACGTCCCAGAGAACAAAGCCTTACTGGAAAAGGCCAAATTTTATTACATCTCA GGGTTCTTCCTCACTGTGTCCCCGGAGACCATCCAGACCATTGGGAAACACGCCTGTGAGCATAACAAGGTGTTCAGCATGAACTTATCGGCACCCTTCCTATGTGAGCACTTCAAGAAGCCCATGATGGCTGCATTCCCCTACATTGACATTCTCTTCAGCAATGAGACT GAAGCAGCCAAATTCTCTGAAGTGCAAGGCTTCGGCCTGACTGACATTCGGGAGATTGCCCTCAAGACTGCATCGCTGCCAAAGGAGAACGAGAAGCGAAGTCGTATTGTTGTGTTCACCCAGGGAGCTGACAATGTTATCCTGGccaagg atggaaaagtgaaggagttCCCAGTGGTCAGATTGCCTGAAGAAAAGCTCATTGATACTAATGGAGCTGGTGATGCCTTTGTGGGAg GGTTCCTGGCCCAGCTGGTGCAGGGCCGGGACGTGGCTGACTGCATCAAGTGTGGGATCTGGGCTGCCACAGAGATCATCCAGAGGTCTGGCTGCACCTTCCCTCCGGACCTTCGCTATGAGGACTAG
- the LOC135089601 gene encoding sodium-dependent serotonin transporter-like isoform X1, giving the protein MDTGGNGEGDIEMEGKERKQSTDSFSSMISMGRGAGSETSDGRRSRLLSLSSITTSVMRRPSSRVEVVDMPGGSMLVKVNEDSESTQGSVEGARTIAGMMGATDTNLVDKIIKQEMAHHSPAVGAPREEQKDSEEVENDAIKPREGEDDGDESERVLAFGATNILQHLHLALASPTLFRLPALAYKWSSNEGSGFLAAYTVLLLLIGLPLSVMEQTLAQFSSLGPTTIFRCLPILAGVGVGMVGACAVLIPYTSTVLSWSVRYTLDCLQPEVPWSKCPSGSNTSGCPDELAPSEYYFMRTVLGTTRVDDDQGWTVVLSLGLTQTLLWLALILAVWRGEAWRTGTLSRVWSLVTAGALVVQVVYGLQRPESGDGLGRAFIFNWRDLDKPDIWLDAFGQVLWSMGPCIGLLINRASYRHFRDRIRLDAYTAIVSNLLVGMASCLAVFPFLVSRHFVEKTPGFFLVEASKAVTHMEVPQIGGVLLYLGLCKALFDHTQILASTVSVGVSDLLPGRWRSGSRFFLCCATVCVFGFMASLPFITHEGIFLVRAVDTYSPWASGLFLGMVEVAGLVYLYGANNIGQHFRLMLRSDVRALVFVWRFLLLPFLLALGVWACVTGVSGPVEWEDLQRAEETEEAYRIGGVVVSLLPAALALVATVLLLLRHTKVIRRLLVPAEAWGPALAGHRALYTPGILRAKTKAPYLVVQVDVEGNADMPDKGWLPFGFFWVPSKSETHLLANNDAPTQVLLARYLKSRFSGMSCGDINPTIGDDDEEDDDDGIQEGEAEEQWTQTGTPSNSTNTVSSGVLLQPKNLPEDRTQHLHR; this is encoded by the exons AGGTGGTGGACATGCCCGGCGGATCCATGCTGGTGAAGGTGAACGAGGACAGCGAGTCCACCCAGGGTAGCGTGGAGGGCGCGCGCACCATCGCCGGCATGATGGGCGCCACGGACACCAACCTCGTGGACAAGATAATCAAGCAGGAgatg GCCCACCACAGTCCTGCAGTGGGGGCGCCTcgggaggagcagaaggactcggaagaggtggagaatgaCGCGATCAAGCctagggagggggaggatgacGGGGACGAGTCTGAGAGGGTGCTTGCCTTCGGCGCCACCAACATCTTGCAACACCTCCACCTGGCCCTCGCTTCGCCCACACTCTTCCGCCTCCCCGCCCTCGCCTACAAGTGGAGCTCCAATGAGGGAT CGGGATTCCTGGCGGCGTAcactgtgctgctgctgctgatcgGCCTGCCCCTCAGCGTGATGGAGCAGACCCTGGCGCAGTTCTCCTCGCTGGGGCCCACTACCATCTTCAGGTGCCTTCCAATCCTCGCGG GAGTGGGCGTGGGCATGGTGGGCGCGTGTGCCGTGCTGATCCCGTACACCAGCACCGTGCTCTCCTGGTCAGTGCGCTACACCCTGGACTGCCTACAACCTGAAGTGCCCTGGAGCAAGTGTCCCAGCGGCTCCAACACTTCAGGCTGCCCAGACGAGCTTGCCCCCAGCGAGTACTACTTCAT GAGAACAGTACTGGGGACAACACGAGTCGACGACGACCAGGGGTGGACGGTGGTGCTGAGCCTCGGATTAACTCAGACTCTGCTGTGGCTGGCGCTGATCCTGGCGGTGTGGCGCGGGGAGGCCTGGCGGACGGGGACACTGTCGAGGGTGTGGTCTCTCGTGACGGCGGGGGcgctggtggtgcaggtggtgtaTGGCCTGCAGCGCCCCGAGAGTGGAGACGGTCTAGGCAGGGCGTTCATCTTCAACTGGCGAGACTTGGACAAACCCGACATATGGCTGGATGCTTTtggccag GTGTTGTGGTCCATGGGTCCCTGTATAGGCCTCCTCATCAACAGGGCAAGCTACAGACACTTCCGAGACAGG ATTCGCCTGGACGCGTACACCGCCATCGTGAGCAACCTGCTGGTGGGCATGGCCTCCTGCCTCGCCgtcttccccttcctcgtcTCCCGTCACTTCGTGGAAAAGA CGCCGGGGTTCTTCCTGGTGGAGGCGTCGAAGGCGGTGACACACATGGAGGTGCCTCAGATCGGCGGGGTGCTGCTGTACCTGGGGCTGTGCAAGGCGCTCTTTGACCACACGCAGATCCTGGCCTCCACCGTTTCCGTGGGCGTGTCGGACCTCCTGCCTGGTCGCTGGAGGAGTGGCAGCAGGTTCTTCCTCTGCTGTgctaccgtgtgtgtgtttggcttcATGGCCAGCCTGCCCTTCATCACACAC GAAGGCATTTTCCTGGTGCGGGCCGTGGACACCTACTCCCCCTGGGCCAGCGGTTTGTTCCTTGGCATGGTGGAGGTGGCGGGACTCGTGTACCTGTACGGAGCCAACAACATCGGCCAGCACTTCAGGCTAATGCTCAGGAGTGACGTGCGGGCCCTGGTCTTCGTGTGGCGCTTCCTCCTACTGCCCTTCCTGCTC GCCCTGGGAGTGTGGGCGTGCGTGACGGGCGTGTCGGGGCCTGTGGAATGGGAGGACCTACAAAGGgcggaggagacggaggaggcgTACCGGATAGGCGGCGTGGTGGTGTCCCTGCTGCCTGCTGCCCTCGCGCTGGTCGCcactgtgctgctgctgctcagaCACACCAAG GTTATTCGGCGGCTGTTGGTGCCGGCAGAAGCGTGGGGTCCCGCTCTGGCAGGCCACCGTGCCCTGTACACGCCGGGCATCCTGAGGGCCAAGACCAAGGCGCCTTATCTGGTGGTGCAG GTGGACGTTGAGGGCAACGCGGACATGCCGGACAAGGGTTGGCTGCCCTTTGGTTTCTTCTGGGTTCCCTCCAAGTCCGAGACACACCTGCTGGCCAACAACGATGCCCCCACACAGGTGCTGCTGGCCAGGTACCTCAAG AGTCGCTTCAGTGGAATGTCGTGCGGCGATATCAATCCCACTATTggggacgacgacgaggaggacgacgacgatgggatccaggagggagaggcggaggagcAGTGGACTCAGACAGGAACGCCCTCCAACAGCACCAACACCGTCTCCTCCGGCGTCCTGCTGCAGCCCAAGAACCTTCCTGAAGACCGGACGCAGCACCTCCACCGCTGA
- the LOC135089601 gene encoding sodium-dependent serotonin transporter-like isoform X2 → MARRMEGKERKQSTDSFSSMISMGRGAGSETSDGRRSRLLSLSSITTSVMRRPSSRVEVVDMPGGSMLVKVNEDSESTQGSVEGARTIAGMMGATDTNLVDKIIKQEMAHHSPAVGAPREEQKDSEEVENDAIKPREGEDDGDESERVLAFGATNILQHLHLALASPTLFRLPALAYKWSSNEGSGFLAAYTVLLLLIGLPLSVMEQTLAQFSSLGPTTIFRCLPILAGVGVGMVGACAVLIPYTSTVLSWSVRYTLDCLQPEVPWSKCPSGSNTSGCPDELAPSEYYFMRTVLGTTRVDDDQGWTVVLSLGLTQTLLWLALILAVWRGEAWRTGTLSRVWSLVTAGALVVQVVYGLQRPESGDGLGRAFIFNWRDLDKPDIWLDAFGQVLWSMGPCIGLLINRASYRHFRDRIRLDAYTAIVSNLLVGMASCLAVFPFLVSRHFVEKTPGFFLVEASKAVTHMEVPQIGGVLLYLGLCKALFDHTQILASTVSVGVSDLLPGRWRSGSRFFLCCATVCVFGFMASLPFITHEGIFLVRAVDTYSPWASGLFLGMVEVAGLVYLYGANNIGQHFRLMLRSDVRALVFVWRFLLLPFLLALGVWACVTGVSGPVEWEDLQRAEETEEAYRIGGVVVSLLPAALALVATVLLLLRHTKVIRRLLVPAEAWGPALAGHRALYTPGILRAKTKAPYLVVQVDVEGNADMPDKGWLPFGFFWVPSKSETHLLANNDAPTQVLLARYLKSRFSGMSCGDINPTIGDDDEEDDDDGIQEGEAEEQWTQTGTPSNSTNTVSSGVLLQPKNLPEDRTQHLHR, encoded by the exons AGGTGGTGGACATGCCCGGCGGATCCATGCTGGTGAAGGTGAACGAGGACAGCGAGTCCACCCAGGGTAGCGTGGAGGGCGCGCGCACCATCGCCGGCATGATGGGCGCCACGGACACCAACCTCGTGGACAAGATAATCAAGCAGGAgatg GCCCACCACAGTCCTGCAGTGGGGGCGCCTcgggaggagcagaaggactcggaagaggtggagaatgaCGCGATCAAGCctagggagggggaggatgacGGGGACGAGTCTGAGAGGGTGCTTGCCTTCGGCGCCACCAACATCTTGCAACACCTCCACCTGGCCCTCGCTTCGCCCACACTCTTCCGCCTCCCCGCCCTCGCCTACAAGTGGAGCTCCAATGAGGGAT CGGGATTCCTGGCGGCGTAcactgtgctgctgctgctgatcgGCCTGCCCCTCAGCGTGATGGAGCAGACCCTGGCGCAGTTCTCCTCGCTGGGGCCCACTACCATCTTCAGGTGCCTTCCAATCCTCGCGG GAGTGGGCGTGGGCATGGTGGGCGCGTGTGCCGTGCTGATCCCGTACACCAGCACCGTGCTCTCCTGGTCAGTGCGCTACACCCTGGACTGCCTACAACCTGAAGTGCCCTGGAGCAAGTGTCCCAGCGGCTCCAACACTTCAGGCTGCCCAGACGAGCTTGCCCCCAGCGAGTACTACTTCAT GAGAACAGTACTGGGGACAACACGAGTCGACGACGACCAGGGGTGGACGGTGGTGCTGAGCCTCGGATTAACTCAGACTCTGCTGTGGCTGGCGCTGATCCTGGCGGTGTGGCGCGGGGAGGCCTGGCGGACGGGGACACTGTCGAGGGTGTGGTCTCTCGTGACGGCGGGGGcgctggtggtgcaggtggtgtaTGGCCTGCAGCGCCCCGAGAGTGGAGACGGTCTAGGCAGGGCGTTCATCTTCAACTGGCGAGACTTGGACAAACCCGACATATGGCTGGATGCTTTtggccag GTGTTGTGGTCCATGGGTCCCTGTATAGGCCTCCTCATCAACAGGGCAAGCTACAGACACTTCCGAGACAGG ATTCGCCTGGACGCGTACACCGCCATCGTGAGCAACCTGCTGGTGGGCATGGCCTCCTGCCTCGCCgtcttccccttcctcgtcTCCCGTCACTTCGTGGAAAAGA CGCCGGGGTTCTTCCTGGTGGAGGCGTCGAAGGCGGTGACACACATGGAGGTGCCTCAGATCGGCGGGGTGCTGCTGTACCTGGGGCTGTGCAAGGCGCTCTTTGACCACACGCAGATCCTGGCCTCCACCGTTTCCGTGGGCGTGTCGGACCTCCTGCCTGGTCGCTGGAGGAGTGGCAGCAGGTTCTTCCTCTGCTGTgctaccgtgtgtgtgtttggcttcATGGCCAGCCTGCCCTTCATCACACAC GAAGGCATTTTCCTGGTGCGGGCCGTGGACACCTACTCCCCCTGGGCCAGCGGTTTGTTCCTTGGCATGGTGGAGGTGGCGGGACTCGTGTACCTGTACGGAGCCAACAACATCGGCCAGCACTTCAGGCTAATGCTCAGGAGTGACGTGCGGGCCCTGGTCTTCGTGTGGCGCTTCCTCCTACTGCCCTTCCTGCTC GCCCTGGGAGTGTGGGCGTGCGTGACGGGCGTGTCGGGGCCTGTGGAATGGGAGGACCTACAAAGGgcggaggagacggaggaggcgTACCGGATAGGCGGCGTGGTGGTGTCCCTGCTGCCTGCTGCCCTCGCGCTGGTCGCcactgtgctgctgctgctcagaCACACCAAG GTTATTCGGCGGCTGTTGGTGCCGGCAGAAGCGTGGGGTCCCGCTCTGGCAGGCCACCGTGCCCTGTACACGCCGGGCATCCTGAGGGCCAAGACCAAGGCGCCTTATCTGGTGGTGCAG GTGGACGTTGAGGGCAACGCGGACATGCCGGACAAGGGTTGGCTGCCCTTTGGTTTCTTCTGGGTTCCCTCCAAGTCCGAGACACACCTGCTGGCCAACAACGATGCCCCCACACAGGTGCTGCTGGCCAGGTACCTCAAG AGTCGCTTCAGTGGAATGTCGTGCGGCGATATCAATCCCACTATTggggacgacgacgaggaggacgacgacgatgggatccaggagggagaggcggaggagcAGTGGACTCAGACAGGAACGCCCTCCAACAGCACCAACACCGTCTCCTCCGGCGTCCTGCTGCAGCCCAAGAACCTTCCTGAAGACCGGACGCAGCACCTCCACCGCTGA